Below is a genomic region from Mustela lutreola isolate mMusLut2 chromosome 1, mMusLut2.pri, whole genome shotgun sequence.
GGGCCAGAAAAGTCTCAGCAAAGTTTTCAAATGGAAATTCattcaggaaaagaaagggggagTCTTTAAGGCAAAAAAGGCTGCTAGCAGTTACTTTTCCCGGACAGAGGGCCTGGGGAAAATGATTTCCTTTCAGGAGGAACTCGGTGGCTTCAAACCTAGAGGGATCCTAGCTCAGGTTCTTGAATTGGTCATTTGCACATAAAACCAAAGAATTAGCCACAAAGTAAAACACCCAAGGACACAGCTTCAACGGAGTTACACAGGCATGCACTAGTGGTTCACCAAAGTTGAGCACTATTTCGAGAGGAGCATTCCAAGCACCGCCCATCTCTATCCACTTTCTTGCACTACCATTAACAGACTCATGTTCCAGTTGCTGAAAAGAATATAAGGTATACGAGACCTGTAAAACATGTGCAGGTGGGGAATGGGAGGTGAAATTTCTGTTATTCTTTTGAGCTGCCATATACATGACATTGCAAAGAACAATGATCATTTTCCCAAAAGACGTTTTCAAATGCATGAAATAGCTTATGCAAATTATGAAGCATGCATCGTGTACCTACTTGCTCTGTCACTGTGTAGACCTCAAAAACTCCAGTTTCTGCTCTCCTATGTGGCAATACATAAAGGGTTGAaataatgtggagaaaaggaactcaACTTTTATTAATATTCCCTTTGTCTTTTTGCAACGTGACTGTCTGGATTCTCGGTTAAGTATTCTCTCTTCTTAGGCACAGAGCTGACCTGGGAAAACAGGAGACCAGGAAGAatgaaagggagaggggaaggagcacTGGGTCAGAGAGAAAAACCATCATGAAGACCAGAGTTTAATGGGACCATGGAAGTAATTTCATTcaaccaaaaattttaaatatgagaatCCTGTGGTGAGAAAAGTCGTGTCATTTACCCAGGGTCCTACCTGTTTTATGGTGAGTGAAATGACTCTTGATTCTTCATCCAAAGCTTTTACTACTTCATCTTTAGCACTGACATTCAGGGTTGAAAACTTATTTTTGctaattttcttctctgtaattttttttttttttcacagacgTTCTGGCCACTGATATTGCATGCGATGGATATGCAGAATCAGACCACAGTGACTGAATTTATCCTGACTGCCTTCCCTATGATCCCAAAGCTTCAGATCTCCCTCTTTGTGGTCCTCCTGTTTACTTACATGCTAACTCTAACAGGAAATACTGTCATCATTTCCTTAATCTGGGCTGATAATCGCCTCCAAACCCCaatgtacttcttcctcagtaatttgtcttttttggacatttcatacacTACCTCAGTTACCCCAAAGCTGTTAGCCTGTCTCCTAGAGGACAAGAAGACCATATCTTTTGCGGGATGCATCacccaaatatatttcttttttttcttggggaCAGTGGAGTTTATCCTCCTGGTGGTGATGTCCtttgaccgctatgtggccatctgtaacccCCTGCGCTATACTATCATCATGAACAGCAGGGTCTGCCTCCTGCTAGTTCTAGGCTGCTGGGTAGGAGCCTTCTTTTCAGTACTGTGTCCAATAATTGTCGTGTCTGGATTGCCTTACTGTTATAGAGAAATTAGTCATTTCTTCTGTGACATTGCCCCCCTCCTACAGGCAGCCTGTATAGACACTCATTTCATTGAGATGATGAGTTTCCTCTTATCCTCCTTTGTCCTTCTGACCTCGCTGATGATCACCATTGTGTCCTACACCTACATCATCTCTACCATCCTGCGCATCCCCTCAGCCCAAGGCCGTCGGAAGGCCTTTTCCACCTGTGCTTCTCACATCACTGTTGTGTCCATTGCCTATGGGAGCAACATCTTCATGTATGTGAGACCCAGCCAGAGCCACTCACTAGAATTTGACAAGGTGACGGCTGTCCTCACCACAATGGTGACCCCTCTTCTGAACCCCTTCATTTATAGCCTGAggaatgaaaaagtaaaagaagtttTGAGAGATGCAATTCACAAAATTATGTCCTTATGGCACAAGAGAACTTGAACCTTATTGCACAGGATAGCTTGAAAGTTTTTGTGCCAATCATGACTATATTTGGCACTTGGACTCCATGTGGAGGAAAGCATGCTTGAAGACAATAAAGTCAAAGATTTGTGGGAACACATGAAGAGGCTTCTTGCCACATCAGAAACCAGGTATTACAGTCAACGTCCAGAGCAGGCAATTCAAGCATagagaaaataatgtgttttgaACCCTATTATTGTGCTGTCTCACACACagatttaatgaattaatgaaaaatacataacCAAAGTCAGAAAACCTGATTTGTAAGCCTTGGTGTATTGCTTTTTTATCACATGACACATATACTATCTGAACTCTCATTTTTCTTATTGGTACATAGGAAGTACCTCAcagtttcccccccccccctttttttcttttatagtcttACTCTAGATGATCTAAGAAAGGCAACCGCAGATAATTGTAAGTTAATGCTTTCTCTAGGTATTAGGATGATGCAAGATAGTTGGCTTCATCCCTGACAGCTAAATACCCtagaaaataatagtaaaaataataataacaacaaaaccaagGAAGAGCAGTAACCTATCCCAGCATTTGTATAGTGTGCTTAAATTTGAGCTTTTATGTTGATACACATGGAGTTTATAAGAATATAGCTTTTAAATCATCTGAGTTCAAAATCCTAATTCCTGGAAGGAGGATCTGATTGGTGCAACCGATGAGAGATGTCCTCTCCTGattcatttctttgtaagagGAACGATTGGCAAGGAGTTAAAGTTGCCCTCAGTCTTTACCACCATGGAACCCATGCTATGGGGATGGGTACTCTGAATGACACGGTAAAAACAGGAACAAGACCATAGGCATTCCTAAGAGCAAAAAAATTATGTCTAGTGTGGTCATTAATCTTCTAGCTAAATGGATGATGACTGAGACCCTAAACTGGCATGGAATCTCTCAcggacaagcagagagagaaagtgctaCCTTAGGAACAGTCTCAGAATACTATGGAAGAACCCAGTGTGTCATAAGGTATTGTAACGAACAAATGTTTCTAGATTGGAAGAACGTAGAACAATGTCACCAGGGCTGAAGCAGTCATATAAGGATCTGGTCTGTACTCATTATCAGACACTCCATAAGATCAGATTTGGAAAGTTACTGTatcagtttcctattgctgccataacaaatttgGCAGCTGAAAACgactcagttttatcatctgaaCTTTCTGAAGGTCACATGTCCAAAATCTGTTTCTACTCATCTGCGTTGTTGACAGAATTCCCTTCCTTGAAGATGTGGGCCCAAGGTCCTGCTTCCTTGCTGCTATCAGTAAGGGCCATTTCCAGTTTCTAGAAGGTACTTCAGCTCTTGGCTCATCGCCCCCCTTCCTTCACCTTCAAAGCCAACAATAGTGGGACGAGTATCTCACAAGTTCaaacctctcttttttccctctctttccatcTTGGCTTGACAACGTTCTCCACTTCTAAGGACTCTCTTAATTGGATTAGGCCCACCCCAATATCAGGATATCATCATGGACTCAAGGTCCTTTTCCTGAATTACATTTGCAAAGTCCCCTCTGCCAAGTCAAGTAACATGTTCACAGATTCTGGGGGATTAGGACATAAATATCTTCAGGTGCCATTACTCTGCTTGTCAGCATTGAGTTGCTAGAGGTAATgacccaggaaagaaaaaataaagaacagagcaCGGTAGGATTATTTTGAGCCAATACTCATTCCGAAACTCCAAGTTTCATCGCTTAAAGCAGAAGAGTTTACAAATCCCAGAATGTGAAAGACTAGTGAAAAGCAGCAACATAGGAAATACATGTATGAACTAGctacatgtgtttttatttaagccattgtgaGGTAACGATGAATATAGCTGTCCCTTTGTGCTGTTTTACTGTTTTCATGAGTGCCCATCTCACTCAGAAGCTCTGATCTGGTATCacgaacacagaaaagaaaatcctgagcAAATAAGAGAATTTAAACACAATTTTGGTACCCAAAATTATACCTGGCCCCAGGTTGGGCCAGGCttgaaactgaaaatataaaaagacttgatgaactctgaaaaataacataaatatactGTTTTGCCTTGATGTTGATTACTATTCTTATGATCAACATTGTTATAACACAAGATAATAATATCTATCAGTTTCTACATTGACTCTAGTTAGTTACTTGTCCCAAATTTGGAGACACCTGGAAAGACTCTTACTTTTCCTACACTCAACTAGGACTAGGTATTTAAAATACTCCTCTTCAGTATGGGGATAGAAGGGGTAACAGACCAAAATAACCTACAGAAATGTCAAACAATATCCACTTGCTAGATAAACTATATCCCTCCAGCTGTGGACACAGGGCAACCCAACCAGAGAACCCCTGTTGTATGTAATGAATTCTGTGTTCCTTCTCCTTGCCAGATAATTCCCACATAGTCCTTCCTCCTGACTCAGTCATAATAAAGGCTTCGGTGACAACAACTGTGAACATATACCTCAATTACATCACAAGATTCTCAAAGGCTGCAGTGAAACACATCAAATTATTTATTATCGGTGGTCAAGAGTTTAGCTAAGCTACTCCGGGGTATTGCTGCCTTGGCCCCCATTTGGCCCAGTAGCCTGCTGTGATGTTAAACTGCTATTAGTCCCCTCATGCAAGCACATGCAGCCTGCAGAGTCACTAACACATGTGACTTTCTGACATGACCACCCCAAGAGCCCTTGTGCTCAACCATCTTCCCCGCCTCCCAGCCCTTCCCTTTATGGGTCCCGTTAATAAGGCCCCAGTGTCACTgaccaaaattcactgttttggTTGCA
It encodes:
- the LOC131820433 gene encoding olfactory receptor 6M1-like, with translation MDMQNQTTVTEFILTAFPMIPKLQISLFVVLLFTYMLTLTGNTVIISLIWADNRLQTPMYFFLSNLSFLDISYTTSVTPKLLACLLEDKKTISFAGCITQIYFFFFLGTVEFILLVVMSFDRYVAICNPLRYTIIMNSRVCLLLVLGCWVGAFFSVLCPIIVVSGLPYCYREISHFFCDIAPLLQAACIDTHFIEMMSFLLSSFVLLTSLMITIVSYTYIISTILRIPSAQGRRKAFSTCASHITVVSIAYGSNIFMYVRPSQSHSLEFDKVTAVLTTMVTPLLNPFIYSLRNEKVKEVLRDAIHKIMSLWHKRT